A region of Dioscorea cayenensis subsp. rotundata cultivar TDr96_F1 chromosome 5, TDr96_F1_v2_PseudoChromosome.rev07_lg8_w22 25.fasta, whole genome shotgun sequence DNA encodes the following proteins:
- the LOC120260530 gene encoding transcription factor KUA1-like: protein MARKCSHCGNNGHNSRTCSSSSNNGSSIGLKLFGVQLLQMASSSSYSSSPSTSSSSSSSALHMKKSFSMDCLGPSSSCYHVCSSSSPSSSSSSSLVSIEEATDHHCKVSNGYLSDGLLGRGAQERKKGVPWTEEEHRTFLAGLEKLGKGDWRGISRNFVTTRTPTQVASHAQKYFLRQTNPNKKKRRSSLFDVVKSSDKFTTPKLIQDSFTLSLAPSSIMSSSSTLDHHHHQQQQQQQQPPPQQPPPQLDLELSISSPGIGTVRVT from the exons ATGGCAAGGAAATGCTCTCATTGTGGCAACAATGGCCACAATTCAAGGACTTGTAGTAGCAGTAGTAATAATGGTAGTTCAATTGGGTTGAAGCTTTTTGGGGTGCAACTTCTTCAAATGGCTTCTTcgtcttcttattcttcttctccttctacttcttcttcttcttcttcatcagcTTTGCATATGAAGAAAAGCTTTAGCATGGATTGCTTGGGACCATCATCTTCTTGTTATCATGTTTGTTCTAGTTCAtcaccttcatcttcttcatcatcttctcttgTTTCCATTGAAGAAGCCACTGATCATCATTGTAAGGTTTCTAATGGTTATCTCTCTGATGGTCTTTTGGGAAGAGGAGctcaagagagaaagaaag GTGTTCCATGGACTGAAGAAGAACACAGAACCTTTCTGGCAGGTCTTGAGAAACTAGGCAAAGGAGACTGGCGTGGCATCTCACGCAACTTCGTCACAACAAGAACTCCAACCCAAGTTGCAAGCCATGCCCAAAAGTATTTTCTCAGACAAACCAATCCCAACAAGAAGAAACGCCGCTCTAGCCTCTTTGATGTG GTTAAAAGTTCAGACAAGTTCACAACTCCAAAGCTCATACAAGATTCATTCACTCTTTCTCTTGCTCCATCATCAATAATGAGTTCTTCAAGTACtcttgatcatcatcatcatcaacaacaacaacaacaacaacaaccaccacCACAACAACCACCACCACAGCTTGATCTAGAGCTTAGCATCTCCTCCCCTGGCATTGGCACTGTTAGAGTTACCTAA
- the LOC120260082 gene encoding LOW QUALITY PROTEIN: diacylglycerol O-acyltransferase 1-2-like (The sequence of the model RefSeq protein was modified relative to this genomic sequence to represent the inferred CDS: deleted 2 bases in 2 codons), which translates to MASSRDPEPSLRRRITVVSPEDPVLGTIPASVDSTTDSGDDSVVDTTSDPDLTDGVVNGDQGEEKKNLASVLEGAEDRSGAEGGVPPMFLYRASAPAHRRMKESPLSSDAIFKQSHAGLFNLCIVVLVAVNSRLIIENLMKYGLLIRAGFWFSLGSVRDWPLLMCCFSLPAFALAAFAVEKLVWKKLISEPVAVSIHILLTTAELVYPVYMISRSDSAVLSGLVLMLFTTIVWLKLVSYAHTNYDLRNFPDSDNKNYYTQGVDFQGLAYFMVAPTLCYQPSYPRTTSIRKGLVTRQIAKLSDISWELMGFIIEQYINPIVKNSQHPLKGDFLYAIERVLKLSIPTLYLWLCMFYCLFHLWLNILGELLCFGDREFYKDWWNAKTVEEYWRMWNMCSVVWRLWNGSPAVSRNMDRQQGSFQQEEEEHFVFGQDPSSAVSDFCLARLNMAALSKQKQPVVVNQLFLKKLVSILQNFVMASRMAFLDQRNRLVGITAHIGAPAEVAVEVVFLWTFRHVNSFNGAGGDGCYHRGTAPTWYLVLSSEEGNIVRHTDDRFLRQSRHWVLKEDIPQECLPE; encoded by the exons ATGGCGAGCTCCAGAGATCCAGAACCCTCTCTACGCCGCCGCATCACCGTGGTGTCGCCGGAGGACCCCGTATTGGGGACTATCCCGGCGTCTGTTGACTCCACCACCGACTCCGGTGACGATTCCGTTGTGGATACGACCTCGGATCCGGATTTGACAGATGGAGTCGTCAATGGAGATCAGGGCGAAGAGAAGAAGAATCTAGCCTCGGTTTTGGAGGGTGCGGAGGATCGTTCGGGGGCCGAGGGTGGTGTTCCGCCGATGTTCTTGTACCGAGCTTCTGCTCCCGCTCACCGGAGAATGAAGGAGAGCCCTCTCAGCTCCGATGCGATCTTCAAGCAG AGCCATGCAGGGCTGTTCAATCTTTGTATTGTTGTGCTTGTGGCGGTAAACAGTAGGCTGATAATTGAGAATTTGATGAAG TATGGGCTGTTGATAAGAGCTGGGTTTTGGTTCAGTTTAGGATCAGTGAGAGATTGGCCGCTCCTGATGTGTTG TTTTTCTCTGCCCGCTTTCGCTCTTGCCGCCTTTGCAGTGGAGAAGTTGGTGTGGAAGAAGTTAATTTCTGAACCA GTTGCTGTTTCAATTCATATATTACTGACGACAGCTGAACTTGTGTATCCAGTTTATATGATATCCAG GAGTGATTCTGCTGTTTTGTCTGGTCTTGTACTAATGCTTTTTACCACCATTGTTTGGTTGAAGCTTGTGTCATATGCACATACAAATTATGATCTGCGCAATTTTCCGGACTCTGATAATAAG AATTATTATACTCAAGGTGTTGACTTTCAAGGCTTGGCATATTTCATGGTGGCCCCCACACTTTGTTATCAG CCCAGCTATCCTCGTACAACATCTATAAGGAAGGGGTTAGTGACCCGTCAAATC GCCAAGTTGAGTGATATTTCATGGGAGCTGATGGGCTTCATTATCGAGCAA TACATTAATCCTATTGTCAAGAATTCTCAACATCCACTGAAAGGAGACTTC TTATATGCTATAGAGAGAGTGCTGAAGCTATCAATTCCAACTTTGTATCTGTGgctttgcatgttttattgcCTTTTCCATCTTTG GTTAAATATTCTTGGTGAGCTTCTTTGTTTTGGTGATCGTGAGTTTTATAAAGATTGGTGGAATGCAAAAACAGTtgaagag TACTGGAGGATGTGGAACATGT GTTCTGTTGTCTGGCGTCTCTGGAATGGTTCGCCAGCTGTctcccgcaacatggataggcAGCAAGGTAGTTTCCA gcaggaggaagaagaacacTTTGTCTTCGGCCAGGATCCTTCCTCGGCCGTCAGTGATTTTTGTCTAGCCAGGCTGAACATGGCAGCTCTTTCCAAGCAGAAGCAACCAGTGGTGGTGAATCAGTTGTTCTTAAAGAAGCTAG TTTCAATCCTTCAGAATTTCGTTATGGCTTCCCGAATGGCTTTTCTTGATCAGAGGAATAGACTCGTGGGCATTACCGCGCACATCGGCGCGCCAGCGGAGGTGGCAGTGGAGGTGGTGTTTCTCTGGACATTCCGCCATGTCAATAGCTTCAATGGTGCTGGCGGTGATGGTTGTTATCATCGAGGCACTGCTCCAACATG GTACCTTGTTTTGTCGTCGGAAGAGGGAAACATAGTGAG GCACACAGATGACCGATTCTTGAGGCAGAGCCGCCACTGGGTTCTGAAGGAAGATATACCACAAGAATGCCTTCCCGAGTAA